A genome region from Bombus terrestris chromosome 10, iyBomTerr1.2, whole genome shotgun sequence includes the following:
- the LOC100645854 gene encoding uncharacterized protein LOC100645854 isoform X2 — protein MDILFTTCEEHLLNIKEILQRDLGQEPVIFFKDLNFEILKAMVEFMYCGETTIPYQLLSPLLTATKTFKVKELTTVVNAMMSSNVGNFEINTNMDKKVTESEIINNTCNNTDHIDVQCDELVNDECFVLCNESNSDVNSSENQSLEGNTTSDPPQQELEHMLYEDSQDFETNAEQTNTLFSVGNSTKLVGTENSIVLTNDKTKEVSNRYLENRMINSDTLCTNNELKPLLYEQCCDFSDIDECEESSMSLSQSCLQQIEEDFAQYKFEGTDVPSKVGKCVKVYTHKRRKSIDDIKNKLTDVNNIIQNPPSTDCIDLLDEPSTNDIPVTLLTSLDMESAEYIISLSTENIQSIVGTTLTEQHTLNTCKKIEQIIEYDTQQDSLNKIELSTENTEASNYTKPILRRSLRLNQQEIEETINNNEAVKDLQEKEKHLKKSNFSNRAELCIKKKRKIKVTDRKVPEQAINNVMQPIRKTFNNSRRNAEKLIVRKNNKSTLSNKEKDEQTVKITNKLKCDISEATEIDSIFTLPKLNTIEHINRALWGDMSDFPEDYENKVNLMECTPNTEIPFAVGLLPLRTALEKMQATPDHQPRKTRSSVAPVRQDIDNLKRKNCTHLGKVTDSKRQNTCINHPKENAKAVCHIRIRTAPSQYVRNRKKYLSTDVNTLEPPTIINKH, from the exons ATGGACATACTTTTTACAACTTGTGAAGAACATCTATTGAATATAAAG GAGATCCTACAACGAGATTTGGGTCAGGAACcagttatattttttaaagatctaAACTTTGAAATCTTAAAGGCCATGGTTGAATTTATGTATTGCGGAGAAACTACAATTCCTTATCAATTGTTATCACCTTTATTAACTGCCACAAAAACTTTTAAG gtTAAAGAGTTGACAACTGTGGTTAATGCCATGATGAGTTCTAATGtaggaaattttgaaattaatacaaatatggACAAAAAAGTTACTGAATCAGAGATTATAAACAATACATGTAATAATACAGATCATATAGATGTACAGTGTGATGAACTTGTTAATGATGAGTGCTTTGTACTTTGTAATGAGAGCAACAGTGATGTGAATTCAAGTGAAAACCAATCTTTAGAAGGTAATACAACCAGCGATCCTCCTCAACAAGAATTAGAGCATATGTTATATGAGGATTCACAAGATTTTGAAACTAATGCAGAACAAACTAATACATTATTTTCGGTAggaaattctacaaaattaGTAGGAACTGAGAATTCAATCGTATTAACAaatgataaaacgaaagaagtaTCAAATAGATACTTGGAAAATAGAATGATAAATAGTGATACATTGTGTacaaataatgaattaaaaccTTTATTATATGAACAATGCTGTGATTTTTCAGATATTGATGAGTGTGAAGAAAGTTCTATGTCATTGTCACAATCTTGCCTTCAACAAATTGAAGAAGACTTTGCACAATATAAGTTTGAAGGTACTGATGTTCCTAGTAAAGTAGGAAAATGTGTCAAAGTTTACACTCATAAGAGACGAAAATCTATAGATGACATAAAAAACAAGCTAACAGATGTGAACAATATAATTCAAAATCCGCCATCTACTGATTGTATAGATTTATTGGATGAGCCGTCCACTAACGATATACCAGTTACACTTTTAACCTCATTAGACATGGAAAGTGCTGAGTATATTATAAGTTTGAGTACTGAAAATATTCAATCTATAGTAGGAACTACCTTAACTGAGCAGCATACATTAAATACATGTaagaaaatagaacaaattaTTGAATATGATACCCAACAAGAtagtttaaataaaatagaattaagtaCTGAAAACACTGAAGCTTCTAATTATACAAAACCAATACTAAGAAGAAGCTTGCGATTAAACCaacaagaaatagaagaaactataaataataatgaagcTGTTAAAGATCTTcaagaaaaggaaaaacatttaaaaaaatcaaatttctcgAATAGAGCAGaattatgtattaaaaaaaaacgtaaaataaaggTCACAGATCGTAAAGTTCCAGAACAAGCTATTAACAATGTAATGCAGCCCATTAGGAAGACATTTAACAATTCTCGTAGGAATGCTGAGAAATTAATTGTcagaaagaataataaaagtaCATTGTCTAACAAAGAAAAGGATGAGCAAAcagttaaaataacaaataagttAAAATGTGACATATCAGAAGCAACAGAAATTGATTCCATTTTTACACTACCCaaattaaatacaatagaaCATATAAATCGTGCACTGTGGGGAGATATGTCAGATTTTCCAGAAGACTATGAAAATAAGGTGAATTTAATGGAATGTACTCCTAATACAGAAATTCCGTTTGCTGTTGGTTTATTACCTTTACGTACTGCTCTGGAAAAAATGCAAGCAACACCAGATCATCAACCTCGCAAAACTCGTTCATCGGTAGCACCAGTAAGGCAGGATATTGATAATCTCAAGAGGAAGAACTGTACTCATTTAGGTAAAGTTACAGATTCTAAAAGACAAAATACCTGCATTAATCATCCGAAAGAAAATGCAAAAGCAGTTTGTCATATTCGGATTAGAACAGCACCGTCGCAGTACGTACGAAATCGTAAAAAGTATCTTTCAACGGATGTAAATACACTGGAACCTCCAACTATTATCAATAAACATTAA
- the LOC100645854 gene encoding uncharacterized protein LOC100645854 isoform X1, translating to MVESTKCCVLQWADHARYITEKFSELLERQALVDVTLVCEEQKLRVHKLVLAANSTYFEEILQRDLGQEPVIFFKDLNFEILKAMVEFMYCGETTIPYQLLSPLLTATKTFKVKELTTVVNAMMSSNVGNFEINTNMDKKVTESEIINNTCNNTDHIDVQCDELVNDECFVLCNESNSDVNSSENQSLEGNTTSDPPQQELEHMLYEDSQDFETNAEQTNTLFSVGNSTKLVGTENSIVLTNDKTKEVSNRYLENRMINSDTLCTNNELKPLLYEQCCDFSDIDECEESSMSLSQSCLQQIEEDFAQYKFEGTDVPSKVGKCVKVYTHKRRKSIDDIKNKLTDVNNIIQNPPSTDCIDLLDEPSTNDIPVTLLTSLDMESAEYIISLSTENIQSIVGTTLTEQHTLNTCKKIEQIIEYDTQQDSLNKIELSTENTEASNYTKPILRRSLRLNQQEIEETINNNEAVKDLQEKEKHLKKSNFSNRAELCIKKKRKIKVTDRKVPEQAINNVMQPIRKTFNNSRRNAEKLIVRKNNKSTLSNKEKDEQTVKITNKLKCDISEATEIDSIFTLPKLNTIEHINRALWGDMSDFPEDYENKVNLMECTPNTEIPFAVGLLPLRTALEKMQATPDHQPRKTRSSVAPVRQDIDNLKRKNCTHLGKVTDSKRQNTCINHPKENAKAVCHIRIRTAPSQYVRNRKKYLSTDVNTLEPPTIINKH from the exons ATGGTTGAGAGTACTAAATGCTGTGTCCTGCAATGGGCTGATCATGCAAGGTACATTACAGAAAAATTTAGTGAGCTATTGGAGCGTCAGGCACTTGTTGATGTAACACTCGTATGTGAAGAACAAAAGCTACGTGTTCACAAACTGGTCCTAGCAGCAAATAGTACATATTTTgag GAGATCCTACAACGAGATTTGGGTCAGGAACcagttatattttttaaagatctaAACTTTGAAATCTTAAAGGCCATGGTTGAATTTATGTATTGCGGAGAAACTACAATTCCTTATCAATTGTTATCACCTTTATTAACTGCCACAAAAACTTTTAAG gtTAAAGAGTTGACAACTGTGGTTAATGCCATGATGAGTTCTAATGtaggaaattttgaaattaatacaaatatggACAAAAAAGTTACTGAATCAGAGATTATAAACAATACATGTAATAATACAGATCATATAGATGTACAGTGTGATGAACTTGTTAATGATGAGTGCTTTGTACTTTGTAATGAGAGCAACAGTGATGTGAATTCAAGTGAAAACCAATCTTTAGAAGGTAATACAACCAGCGATCCTCCTCAACAAGAATTAGAGCATATGTTATATGAGGATTCACAAGATTTTGAAACTAATGCAGAACAAACTAATACATTATTTTCGGTAggaaattctacaaaattaGTAGGAACTGAGAATTCAATCGTATTAACAaatgataaaacgaaagaagtaTCAAATAGATACTTGGAAAATAGAATGATAAATAGTGATACATTGTGTacaaataatgaattaaaaccTTTATTATATGAACAATGCTGTGATTTTTCAGATATTGATGAGTGTGAAGAAAGTTCTATGTCATTGTCACAATCTTGCCTTCAACAAATTGAAGAAGACTTTGCACAATATAAGTTTGAAGGTACTGATGTTCCTAGTAAAGTAGGAAAATGTGTCAAAGTTTACACTCATAAGAGACGAAAATCTATAGATGACATAAAAAACAAGCTAACAGATGTGAACAATATAATTCAAAATCCGCCATCTACTGATTGTATAGATTTATTGGATGAGCCGTCCACTAACGATATACCAGTTACACTTTTAACCTCATTAGACATGGAAAGTGCTGAGTATATTATAAGTTTGAGTACTGAAAATATTCAATCTATAGTAGGAACTACCTTAACTGAGCAGCATACATTAAATACATGTaagaaaatagaacaaattaTTGAATATGATACCCAACAAGAtagtttaaataaaatagaattaagtaCTGAAAACACTGAAGCTTCTAATTATACAAAACCAATACTAAGAAGAAGCTTGCGATTAAACCaacaagaaatagaagaaactataaataataatgaagcTGTTAAAGATCTTcaagaaaaggaaaaacatttaaaaaaatcaaatttctcgAATAGAGCAGaattatgtattaaaaaaaaacgtaaaataaaggTCACAGATCGTAAAGTTCCAGAACAAGCTATTAACAATGTAATGCAGCCCATTAGGAAGACATTTAACAATTCTCGTAGGAATGCTGAGAAATTAATTGTcagaaagaataataaaagtaCATTGTCTAACAAAGAAAAGGATGAGCAAAcagttaaaataacaaataagttAAAATGTGACATATCAGAAGCAACAGAAATTGATTCCATTTTTACACTACCCaaattaaatacaatagaaCATATAAATCGTGCACTGTGGGGAGATATGTCAGATTTTCCAGAAGACTATGAAAATAAGGTGAATTTAATGGAATGTACTCCTAATACAGAAATTCCGTTTGCTGTTGGTTTATTACCTTTACGTACTGCTCTGGAAAAAATGCAAGCAACACCAGATCATCAACCTCGCAAAACTCGTTCATCGGTAGCACCAGTAAGGCAGGATATTGATAATCTCAAGAGGAAGAACTGTACTCATTTAGGTAAAGTTACAGATTCTAAAAGACAAAATACCTGCATTAATCATCCGAAAGAAAATGCAAAAGCAGTTTGTCATATTCGGATTAGAACAGCACCGTCGCAGTACGTACGAAATCGTAAAAAGTATCTTTCAACGGATGTAAATACACTGGAACCTCCAACTATTATCAATAAACATTAA
- the LOC100645734 gene encoding acidic leucine-rich nuclear phosphoprotein 32 family member A isoform X2, translating into MEKRIELEKRGRNPGEIKELVLDNCRSTHIVGLTDEFVALESLSLINVGLTSLKGFPKLSSLKKLELSDNRISGGLNLLQSSPKLTHLNLSGNKIKDLDTLQPLKEFKNLKNLDLFNNEVTNLDNYREKVFSLIPSLRCLDGFDTDDCEVDDSEGEDDEVNGNEDGDGDANEEDSEEVSDEEEFVFEEGDVGLEAVYKDGLEDESDEDDFLCDEEEEEEDDDNEDDEQEEEEESSPARGKKRKHEDVGDSGN; encoded by the exons ATGGAGAAGCGAATAGAGCTCGAAAAACGGGGAAGGAACCCCGGTGAA ATCAAAGAACTTGTTCTTGACAATTGTCGGAGCACGCATATAGTAGGTCTGACAGATGAATTTGTTGCATTAGAATCACTAAGTCTAATCAATGTGGGTCTTACCAGTCTAAAAGGCTTTCCAAAGTTATCAAGTCTTAAAAAG CTGGAACTTAGTGACAACAGAATTTCTGGAGGTTTAAATCTTCTTCAGTCAAGTCCTAAGTTAACTCATCTCAATCTTAGTGGAAACAAGATCAAAGATCTTGATACACTTCAACCTTTA AAGgagtttaaaaatttaaaaaatttggatCTCTTTAACAATGAAGTGACAAATTTGGACAATTATAGAGAGAAAGTTTTTAGCCTTATTCCCAGTCTTCGATGTCTTGATGG atttGATACAGACGATTGTGAAGTAGATGACAGTGAAGGGGAGGATGATGAAGTAAATGGAAATGAAGATGGAGATGGAGATGCTAATGAAGAGGATAGTGAGGAAG TTTCAGATGAAGAGGAGTTTGTCTTTGAGGAGGGTGATGTAGGATTAGAAGCTGTATACAAGGACGGTCTTGAA GATGAAAGCGATGAAGACGACTTCCTCTGtgatgaggaagaagaagaagaagacgatgaTAATGAAGATGACgaacaggaagaagaagaag AGTCGTCTCCTGCTCGAGGTAAGAAGAGAAAACATGAAGATGTGGGAGACTCAGGAAACTAG
- the LOC100645734 gene encoding acidic leucine-rich nuclear phosphoprotein 32 family member A isoform X1, with protein sequence MSYGVLLITVQPSWTSPLCHQLTRIKELVLDNCRSTHIVGLTDEFVALESLSLINVGLTSLKGFPKLSSLKKLELSDNRISGGLNLLQSSPKLTHLNLSGNKIKDLDTLQPLKEFKNLKNLDLFNNEVTNLDNYREKVFSLIPSLRCLDGFDTDDCEVDDSEGEDDEVNGNEDGDGDANEEDSEEVSDEEEFVFEEGDVGLEAVYKDGLEDESDEDDFLCDEEEEEEDDDNEDDEQEEEEESSPARGKKRKHEDVGDSGN encoded by the exons ATGTCTTATGGCGTATTACTGATCACTGTGCAGCCATCTTGGACGAGTCCACTCTGTCACCAACTGACACGC ATCAAAGAACTTGTTCTTGACAATTGTCGGAGCACGCATATAGTAGGTCTGACAGATGAATTTGTTGCATTAGAATCACTAAGTCTAATCAATGTGGGTCTTACCAGTCTAAAAGGCTTTCCAAAGTTATCAAGTCTTAAAAAG CTGGAACTTAGTGACAACAGAATTTCTGGAGGTTTAAATCTTCTTCAGTCAAGTCCTAAGTTAACTCATCTCAATCTTAGTGGAAACAAGATCAAAGATCTTGATACACTTCAACCTTTA AAGgagtttaaaaatttaaaaaatttggatCTCTTTAACAATGAAGTGACAAATTTGGACAATTATAGAGAGAAAGTTTTTAGCCTTATTCCCAGTCTTCGATGTCTTGATGG atttGATACAGACGATTGTGAAGTAGATGACAGTGAAGGGGAGGATGATGAAGTAAATGGAAATGAAGATGGAGATGGAGATGCTAATGAAGAGGATAGTGAGGAAG TTTCAGATGAAGAGGAGTTTGTCTTTGAGGAGGGTGATGTAGGATTAGAAGCTGTATACAAGGACGGTCTTGAA GATGAAAGCGATGAAGACGACTTCCTCTGtgatgaggaagaagaagaagaagacgatgaTAATGAAGATGACgaacaggaagaagaagaag AGTCGTCTCCTGCTCGAGGTAAGAAGAGAAAACATGAAGATGTGGGAGACTCAGGAAACTAG
- the LOC100645854 gene encoding uncharacterized protein LOC100645854 isoform X3, which yields MVESTKCCVLQWADHARYITEKFSELLERQALVDVTLVCEEQKLRVHKLVLAANSTYFEEILQRDLGQEPVIFFKDLNFEILKAMVEFMYCGETTIPYQLLSPLLTATKTFKVKELTTVVNAMMSSNVGNFEINTNMDKKVTESEIINNTCNNTDHIDVQCDELVNDECFVLCNESNSDVNSSENQSLEDIDECEESSMSLSQSCLQQIEEDFAQYKFEGTDVPSKVGKCVKVYTHKRRKSIDDIKNKLTDVNNIIQNPPSTDCIDLLDEPSTNDIPVTLLTSLDMESAEYIISLSTENIQSIVGTTLTEQHTLNTCKKIEQIIEYDTQQDSLNKIELSTENTEASNYTKPILRRSLRLNQQEIEETINNNEAVKDLQEKEKHLKKSNFSNRAELCIKKKRKIKVTDRKVPEQAINNVMQPIRKTFNNSRRNAEKLIVRKNNKSTLSNKEKDEQTVKITNKLKCDISEATEIDSIFTLPKLNTIEHINRALWGDMSDFPEDYENKVNLMECTPNTEIPFAVGLLPLRTALEKMQATPDHQPRKTRSSVAPVRQDIDNLKRKNCTHLGKVTDSKRQNTCINHPKENAKAVCHIRIRTAPSQYVRNRKKYLSTDVNTLEPPTIINKH from the exons ATGGTTGAGAGTACTAAATGCTGTGTCCTGCAATGGGCTGATCATGCAAGGTACATTACAGAAAAATTTAGTGAGCTATTGGAGCGTCAGGCACTTGTTGATGTAACACTCGTATGTGAAGAACAAAAGCTACGTGTTCACAAACTGGTCCTAGCAGCAAATAGTACATATTTTgag GAGATCCTACAACGAGATTTGGGTCAGGAACcagttatattttttaaagatctaAACTTTGAAATCTTAAAGGCCATGGTTGAATTTATGTATTGCGGAGAAACTACAATTCCTTATCAATTGTTATCACCTTTATTAACTGCCACAAAAACTTTTAAG gtTAAAGAGTTGACAACTGTGGTTAATGCCATGATGAGTTCTAATGtaggaaattttgaaattaatacaaatatggACAAAAAAGTTACTGAATCAGAGATTATAAACAATACATGTAATAATACAGATCATATAGATGTACAGTGTGATGAACTTGTTAATGATGAGTGCTTTGTACTTTGTAATGAGAGCAACAGTGATGTGAATTCAAGTGAAAACCAATCTTTAGAAG ATATTGATGAGTGTGAAGAAAGTTCTATGTCATTGTCACAATCTTGCCTTCAACAAATTGAAGAAGACTTTGCACAATATAAGTTTGAAGGTACTGATGTTCCTAGTAAAGTAGGAAAATGTGTCAAAGTTTACACTCATAAGAGACGAAAATCTATAGATGACATAAAAAACAAGCTAACAGATGTGAACAATATAATTCAAAATCCGCCATCTACTGATTGTATAGATTTATTGGATGAGCCGTCCACTAACGATATACCAGTTACACTTTTAACCTCATTAGACATGGAAAGTGCTGAGTATATTATAAGTTTGAGTACTGAAAATATTCAATCTATAGTAGGAACTACCTTAACTGAGCAGCATACATTAAATACATGTaagaaaatagaacaaattaTTGAATATGATACCCAACAAGAtagtttaaataaaatagaattaagtaCTGAAAACACTGAAGCTTCTAATTATACAAAACCAATACTAAGAAGAAGCTTGCGATTAAACCaacaagaaatagaagaaactataaataataatgaagcTGTTAAAGATCTTcaagaaaaggaaaaacatttaaaaaaatcaaatttctcgAATAGAGCAGaattatgtattaaaaaaaaacgtaaaataaaggTCACAGATCGTAAAGTTCCAGAACAAGCTATTAACAATGTAATGCAGCCCATTAGGAAGACATTTAACAATTCTCGTAGGAATGCTGAGAAATTAATTGTcagaaagaataataaaagtaCATTGTCTAACAAAGAAAAGGATGAGCAAAcagttaaaataacaaataagttAAAATGTGACATATCAGAAGCAACAGAAATTGATTCCATTTTTACACTACCCaaattaaatacaatagaaCATATAAATCGTGCACTGTGGGGAGATATGTCAGATTTTCCAGAAGACTATGAAAATAAGGTGAATTTAATGGAATGTACTCCTAATACAGAAATTCCGTTTGCTGTTGGTTTATTACCTTTACGTACTGCTCTGGAAAAAATGCAAGCAACACCAGATCATCAACCTCGCAAAACTCGTTCATCGGTAGCACCAGTAAGGCAGGATATTGATAATCTCAAGAGGAAGAACTGTACTCATTTAGGTAAAGTTACAGATTCTAAAAGACAAAATACCTGCATTAATCATCCGAAAGAAAATGCAAAAGCAGTTTGTCATATTCGGATTAGAACAGCACCGTCGCAGTACGTACGAAATCGTAAAAAGTATCTTTCAACGGATGTAAATACACTGGAACCTCCAACTATTATCAATAAACATTAA